The DNA window AGGGCCCAGTTTTGCAGAAGCCCCTTTTTTAGCAGCATCTGTGATTCGTCATCAAAGGAATAACCAACCTGCCATTTGTCGATATGGGATCGCTCAACGGCTCGTCCCGAGATGTCGTTGACATTACGAAAAATTGATTGAGAATTCGGAACAAGCCCAATCATTGTTATGGACAAGCCGCCGTCTATGGCTCAATACAGCTACCAACATCAGAACTTGCGAGGACGATCTTTTCGAGGCCAAGATTTGCGCAGTGCCGATTTTAGTCAGGCTGATATTCGGGGCGCAAACTTTACTAACGCATTGCTCAGACAAGCCAACTTCAGCCAAGTGCGAGCAGGGCTCAGTTCTTTTCAATTCATCGGGCTTGGATTTACGATCCTGATTTTCTTTGTCCTGTCGGGATTTATCACAGGTTATTCTACCGGAGCGATCAGCAGTTTCCTGATAGGAGCCACCGCCGTCAGTCAATATGCTTTGCCTTCCAGCGTGATTGCCCTTCTAATCCTGACTATATTTTTGGTGATCACTGTAAGGCAGGGCTTAACCCTCTCAGGAGCGACAGCAGTGACTTTAGCGGCCATTTCAGCCGCATTGTCAGCGTTTGCCTCTATCTCTGTAGGAACTGTAAACCTTTTGCAGTCTCTTGCGATCGCGGGCATTGTTGCCGGGGTGCTTTACTGTGCTGTGGCCACAGCGGCCACGCTAGCCCTGAGTAGTCCGAAGGTGCTACTAGTGCAGGGCTTAGTAGTGCTCGTGATGGCGGCGCTGGGTATTCTCTTTGCGATTCCCGATGCCGACCCGCAACTGTTTCTGCCAGCCTGCGCGATCGCGTTGGTTCTATCGCTCATCCTGGAAATTCTGGGGATGTATACAGGGCGATTAGCTTGGCGAGGCGATCCTAAGTATGGGTTAATCCGTCAGGTTGCCATCGCCCTAACCGCACAAGGTACCTGCTTTCGCGGAGCAGATTTAACCGATGCTGACTTTTCCGGAGCATCACTGGGCAATACGGATTTTAGAAGAGCGCGACTACTGAGAACCAACTGGCATCAGGCTGAACAGTTGGAGAGAGCCCACCGAGAAGGTACCTACCTGGCCAATGACCAGATTCGGCGATTGGTAGTGACTAAAGACGGCCATGACCAGAACTTTGAGCGGCAGGATCTGCACGGGCTAAATTTGGCAGGGGCAACCTTAGCCGATGCCAATCTGATGAAGGCTGATCTGGGGGCGGCAACCTTAAGGGGGGCTGATTTGTCGCGATCGCAGCTTGTTCAAACCCAACTCCATGAGGCCGATTTGACCGAAGCTTGTTTAACCGGAGCTTACATTCAAGACTGGGGCATTTCGACCAGCACTCAACTGGCACAGGTGCGGTGCGACTACGTTTATATGCAGTTGCCCACCAAAGACGATCCGGATCCCTGCCGAAAGCCAGACAACCGTAATGAAGTGTTCAAAGAGAATGACTTCTCAGATTTTATGACTCCCATTATTAAAACTTTGCATTTATATCGTCAGCAGCATGTTGATCCTCGTGAAGTCGCCCAAACCTATAAAACGCTAGATTTGTACCACCACGAAGGTATTGACCCACAGGCGGCGGCGATCGCGCTCAAGGCTTTGGCCGATCAACACCCCGATGCCAATCTACAAGTGGTCGCTTTAGAGGGACGGGGGCAGGAGCGCATCCGCTTACAGGCTCAGGTGTTAGGGAATGTTGACCGATCTGAGTTAAGCGC is part of the Leptolyngbya sp. CCY15150 genome and encodes:
- a CDS encoding pentapeptide repeat-containing protein yields the protein MAQYSYQHQNLRGRSFRGQDLRSADFSQADIRGANFTNALLRQANFSQVRAGLSSFQFIGLGFTILIFFVLSGFITGYSTGAISSFLIGATAVSQYALPSSVIALLILTIFLVITVRQGLTLSGATAVTLAAISAALSAFASISVGTVNLLQSLAIAGIVAGVLYCAVATAATLALSSPKVLLVQGLVVLVMAALGILFAIPDADPQLFLPACAIALVLSLILEILGMYTGRLAWRGDPKYGLIRQVAIALTAQGTCFRGADLTDADFSGASLGNTDFRRARLLRTNWHQAEQLERAHREGTYLANDQIRRLVVTKDGHDQNFERQDLHGLNLAGATLADANLMKADLGAATLRGADLSRSQLVQTQLHEADLTEACLTGAYIQDWGISTSTQLAQVRCDYVYMQLPTKDDPDPCRKPDNRNEVFKENDFSDFMTPIIKTLHLYRQQHVDPREVAQTYKTLDLYHHEGIDPQAAAIALKALADQHPDANLQVVALEGRGQERIRLQAQVLGNVDRSELSAEYFEQYSRLKALPYGDIQALLAGMAEKDERIRSLETIVTNAIQSDRFYVETYYQLGDTVAEKNAPSISSGGGDVNYVGGDIRDVSGVVSLGQISGEVANIINQLPDAAPSKGPALKELLTQLQTAIETAAELPAEDKAEALEQVKTLAEAGQDTQAPPDGPLKKAAKTALKILKGTAAGLPDATKLVEEFNKLLPAIATLIGLL